The following proteins come from a genomic window of Trifolium pratense cultivar HEN17-A07 linkage group LG4, ARS_RC_1.1, whole genome shotgun sequence:
- the LOC123923491 gene encoding exocyst complex component EXO70B1-like: MNHTIILIRRWLMHTKVWRFVAFVSAVVGLVCYALSSSFNHLFGNWNLWKIILYTIFGFIISFMILYANLWNRSRSLRFKAHTAFLVLTITSVYTFFFDKVVNGKPDAYSLISCAAFSIMSMSLSRQSQCGFEVDLLYFFLGCLTVLLMKIKLPLVFVGAGFSYSLIIIRSYLSSINNIVENEYFGLQGENSVVIEMDSLIRPSNDFSVMMQNLMTCTTAIHQEISNLINRHIKEYILDRSKSFSRCDFVMDTLLLSKMHNLHEIVKLMIGAGYEKECSRAYSNWRKVFLQECLINKIFVLQDAKIKIENDRKREQYVDTMMGRLMTALDVTMTCLFPIEKQLCDRVFSGFSTTGSNCFIEVCQLATFQLLNLANSVGSGSPSKSCLLKKLDIFKQLHSLIPKFESLFPDSTLLYQAIKVKNKLGEASRDLFKDMHNFIFKVPETDLVDSSYGQHHQMTIEVMSYVTSVCRSKRTLEQILHEYSKVDNEVEASSFFVKQIEQIIGMLEKKLIYESENYKDLALRHIFMLNNRSHIEAVNKSWELETILGNEWFQNNIEKIHKNHELYKGSSWNKVVDFLKLENNENTTEELLKEKIHLFNSHFEDICRVQSVWSVYDNKLREEIISSVGKILLPAYGIFVGRLQDILGNQAYKYIKYELFEIQDLLNHLFLGNQNI, encoded by the coding sequence ATGAATCATACTATAATCCTAATTCGGAGATGGCTGATGCATACAAAGGTATGGAGATTTGTTGCCTTTGTTTCAGCAGTTGTTGGACTGGTTTGTTATGCTCTCAGCTCTTCCTTCAACCATCTATTTGGAAATTGGAATTTGTGGAAGATCATTCTTTACACAATTTTCGGCTTCATCATCAGCTTCATGATATTGTATGCAAATTTATGGAACCGCTCAAGAAGTCTTCGCTTCAAAGCTCATACGGCTTTTCTGGTATTGACAATCACCTCTGTCTATACCTTTTTCTTCGATAAAGTAGTGAATGGAAAACCAGATGCATATAGCTTGATTTCATGTGctgctttttctatcatgtcGATGAGTTTGTCGAGGCAATCTCAGTGCGGATTCGAAGTGGATCTTCTTTACTTTTTTCTCGGATGTCTAACTGTGTTACTCATGAAGATTAAATTGCCGTTAGTCTTTGTTGGAGCAGGTTTCAGCTATTCTCTTATTATTATTCGTTCTTATTTATCTTCCATAAATAACATAGTCGAAAACGAGTATTTTGGACTCCAAGGTGAAAATTCAGTAGTCATTGAAATGGATTCACTAATAAGGCCTAGTAATGATTTTTCTGTAATGATGCAAAACCTTATGACTTGTACTACTGCAATTCATCAGGAAATTTCAAATCTCATTAACAGGCATATAAAGGAATACATTCTAGATAGGAGTAAATCATTTTCTAGGTGTGATTTCGTGATGGATACTCTTCTGTTATCAAAGATGCACAATCTTCATGAAATTGTGAAGTTGATGATAGGTGCTGGATATGAGAAAGAGTGTTCTCGTGCGTACAGTAATTGGCGGAAGGTATTTTTGCAGGAGTGTctgataaataaaatatttgtgttgCAGGATGCAAAGATCAAAATCGAGAATGACCGTAAAAGGGAACAATATGTAGATACCATGATGGGAAGATTGATGACTGCTTTGGATGTAACTATGACATGCTTGTTTCCCATTGAAAAACAGCTCTGTGATCGTGTCTTCTCGGGGTTCTCAACCACTGGTTCTAATTGTTTCATTGAGGTATGCCAATTAGCAACGTTTCAGCTGCTGAATTTGGCAAATTCAGTTGGTTCTGGGAGCCCTTCAAAATCGTGTTTGCTCAAAAAACTCGACATATTTAAGCAGTTACATAGTCTAATTCCGAAATTCGAATCTTTGTTTCCAGATTCGACATTACTGTACCAAGCCATCAAAGTTAAGAATAAATTAGGAGAAGCTAGCAGAGACCTTTTCAAGGACatgcataattttattttcaaagtcCCAGAAACAGATCTAGTTGATTCATCTTATGGCCAACATCATCAAATGACTATCGAGGTCATGAGCTACGTGACTTCTGTTTGCAGGTCAAAGCGGACGCTGGAACAAATTTTACACGAGTACTCCAAGGTTGACAATGAAGTGGAAGCATCTTCTTTCTTCGTGAAGCAGATAGAACAGATAATAGGGatgttagaaaaaaaattgatatacgAGTCCGAAAACTACAAAGACCTTGCTTTGCGCCATATTTTCATGCTAAATAATAGGTCGCACATAGAAGCTGTGAACAAAAGCTGGGAATTGGAAACAATTTTGGGCAATGAGTGGTTCCAAAATAACATAgaaaaaatccataaaaaccATGAGCTATATAAAGGAAGCTCATGGAACAAGGTGGTGGACTTTCTGAAGCTCGAGAACAATGAAAATACTACAGAAGAGTTATTGAAAGAGAAGATTCATTTGTTCAACAGTCACTTTGAAGATATATGCAGAGTTCAGTCCGTATGGTCTGTATATGACAATAAGCTAAGGGAAGAAATAATATCGTCTGTGGGAAAAATCCTATTGCCAGCATATGGAATCTTTGTTGGGAGGCTCCAGGATATTCTTGGTAACCAAGCTTATAAGTACATTAAATATGAACTGTTTGAAATTCAAGATCTACTCAACCATTTGTTTCTGGGAAACCAAAATATATGA